Genomic window (Tenrec ecaudatus isolate mTenEca1 chromosome 16, mTenEca1.hap1, whole genome shotgun sequence):
CGGGGCCCCGGCCGGCGCTCAGGGCTGTGTGGCCCCGCAGGCTCCCCAAGAAGGACAACCCGCGGCGAGGCCTGTGGTTGGCCAACTGCCAGCGGCTGGACCCCAGCGGCCAGGGCCTTTGGGACCCGGCGTCCGAGTACATCTACTTCTGCTCCAAGCACTTCGAAGACAACTGTTTCGAGCTGGTGGGAATCAGGTGCGAGGCCGTACGGGGGTGGGCGGGAGGTGATGGGGGACGGGTTACGGCCTGGTGCAGTGAACAAGCGAGGaccaccccccctcccttccaAGCCACGAGGCTGTCTGCCCAGCACACCTATAAAGGCAGCAACCCTGGTAGCACAATGAGTTAAGTACTGCTCACTAATTGCTTTGTAGAACAAATTTAGGCTGTCTGCCCCTATCAAGGTTTACCACCTGGGAAACCCCAGGAAgtcgttctgccctgtcctgggtcAGAGCGCATTGGACTTGCAGCGTCTATTAGGGTGCTTCAGGTGGTCCACTGCCACATGAGTCCCGAAGAGACTTACAGGGCAGAGCCGATCCCATTGCCTGACCCTGTGTCCCCCAGGCTCCTTTCTGCAGGCCACCTTGCACCCGCCACCCTGGGCCAGGGTGCTGGCAGATGCCCCCGTAAGCATGCCCAGGACTGGTCTGCCTCAGGTATCTGCTCGCCACTCATTCAGGCTGTTTCACCCCCAGTGGGTAtcacaggctgaaggagggggcggTGCCCACCATATTCAACTCTTTCTCCAAGTCACGCCGGGCCTGCAAGACCAAGGCCCGAAGTTACTCCCTTGGCCCTCTTGACCTCAGCCGGCTCCAGCTATGCAGGAAACGGTATGTGCCACTTGACCACCGGTCTCCAGAGATGGGGTTTaggggtccatgcctgtgtgacAAGAATAGTgttctgggcctgagtgtgtAGGGGGCCTTCCTGGAAGGCTGGTGAAGTGGGTGTTGGCACAGCCTTCACTTGGCCTGTCAGGCTCCCTCTCGCTCTCATCCAGGTGCTCTGAGAGCCGGGGACCCACAGCTCCGTTTTCTCCGCCCCCTCCTGTGGACGTCCCTTGCTTCCCTGTGGAAGAGGCCTCTGCTCCGGCAGCTCTGCCGGCCTCCCCCGCTGGAAGGCTGGAGCCAGGCCTCAGCAGCCCCTTCTCAGACCTCCTGGGACCCGTGGGCGCCCAggcagatgaagctggctgcagcACCCAGCCCTCTCCAGAGCGTGAGCCGGAGCGGCAGCCCTCCCCTCTGGAGCCTCGGCCGGTCTCCCCCTCGGCCTACATGCTGCGCCTGCCACCCCCTGCAGGGGCCTACATCCAGAGTGAACACAGCTACCAAGTGGGCAGTGCCCTCCTCTGGAAGCGGCGGGCAGAGGCAGCCCTCGATGCCCTGGACAAGGCCCAGCGCCAGCTGCAAGCCTGTAAGCGGCGGGAGCAGCGGCTACGGCTGCGACTGACCAAGCTGCAGCAAGAGCGGGCTCGGGAGAAGCGGGCCCAGGCAGACGCCCGAGAGACTCTGAAGGAGCACGTGCAGGACTTCGCCATGCAGCTGGGCAGCAGCGTGGCCTGAGACGGGCAGTAAGCCTTCGGCCAACAGGCAACATCTACCAGGGCCTGCATTTCCGCCCAGAGGAACCTGAACTGAGCTGTGTCCCCCAGACTTGGCCAGACACCACAATAAAGTGGCTGCTTGTGAGAGGCCCACTGTCTGGCTCTGATGGGGCTGCACCTCCACAATCACCAGTCCCATTCATTCCCTAGATAATGGAGGGGCTGGAGCACAGGCCACCAAGaccagaaacaaacacacacacatacacacacacacacctccccaccccctacctctgTTATATTGCTGCTTGTTCTTGGTACTGCATGGGCGGGAGGCCAGCATGTGCTCAGAAGGAGAGGGCTCCAGGGTGGAGACTGGTACCTGCCCTGCAGGAATCTGAAGACTAAAAGTTACAAAACAAAGCCAGTTCCTTC
Coding sequences:
- the THAP7 gene encoding THAP domain-containing protein 7 isoform X2, which translates into the protein MPPRRPLPPSRTLCSGPRPALRAVWPRRLPKKDNPRRGLWLANCQRLDPSGQGLWDPASEYIYFCSKHFEDNCFELVGISGYHRLKEGAVPTIFNSFSKSRRACKTKARSYSLGPLDLSRLQLCRKRCSESRGPTAPFSPPPPVDVPCFPVEEASAPAALPASPAGRLEPGLSSPFSDLLGPVGAQADEAGCSTQPSPEREPERQPSPLEPRPVSPSAYMLRLPPPAGAYIQSEHSYQVGSALLWKRRAEAALDALDKAQRQLQACKRREQRLRLRLTKLQQERAREKRAQADARETLKEHVQDFAMQLGSSVA
- the THAP7 gene encoding THAP domain-containing protein 7 isoform X3, with product MPRHCSAAGCCTRDTRETRNRGISFHRLPKKDNPRRGLWLANCQRLDPSGQGLWDPASEYIYFCSKHFEDNCFELVGISGYHRLKEGAVPTIFNSFSKSRRACKTKARSYSLGPLDLSRLQLCRKRCSESRGPTAPFSPPPPVDVPCFPVEEASAPAALPASPAGRLEPGLSSPFSDLLGPVGAQADEAGCSTQPSPEREPERQPSPLEPRPVSPSAYMLRLPPPAGAYIQSEHSYQVGSALLWKRRAEAALDALDKAQRQLQACKRREQRLRLRLTKLQQERAREKRAQADARETLKEHVQDFAMQLGSSVA
- the THAP7 gene encoding THAP domain-containing protein 7 isoform X1, coding for MRRLGRPPSPVGAGLEPAGRGGGGSAEAAVSSGPGASAGEGRSARLPKKDNPRRGLWLANCQRLDPSGQGLWDPASEYIYFCSKHFEDNCFELVGISGYHRLKEGAVPTIFNSFSKSRRACKTKARSYSLGPLDLSRLQLCRKRCSESRGPTAPFSPPPPVDVPCFPVEEASAPAALPASPAGRLEPGLSSPFSDLLGPVGAQADEAGCSTQPSPEREPERQPSPLEPRPVSPSAYMLRLPPPAGAYIQSEHSYQVGSALLWKRRAEAALDALDKAQRQLQACKRREQRLRLRLTKLQQERAREKRAQADARETLKEHVQDFAMQLGSSVA